The genomic region AACTCTTGCTCGTACACCCAGCGCGCCTCCTCGTTGTAGGCCACAAACACCACGGTGGCGGGCAGCTCGTTTTCCTTTAGAAACGCCTGCACCTCGCGCACTGCAATGCGGGCCGCGTCGGCCTTGGGGTAGCCGTAAATACCGGTGCTGATGCCCGGAAACGCCACGCTGCTGAGCTGCTTCTCTGCCGCCAGGCGCAGGCAGTTGCGGTAGCAGCTGGTCAATAGCTCCGCCTCGCCCTTGATGCCCCCGTTCCACACCGGCCCTACTGTGTGTATCACGTAGCTGGCTGGTAGCTCGCCGGCGGTGGTTATCACGGCCTCGCCGGTAGCGCAGCCACCCTGCCGCGCCCTGATCTGGCGGCACTCCTCCAGAATAGCTGGCCCACCAGCCCGGTGAATGGCCCCATCTACGCCGCCTCCACCCAGCAGCGAGGAGTTGGCGGCATTCACGATGGCGTCGGTATCCACCCGTGTGATATCGCCCTGGTAGAGCAGGATGCGGCCGAAGGTTTGGGCGTCGGGGCGCCAGGTAGCAGCGGTAATAGCCATAGCAAAAGCGTAAGAAGAGCAGAGTGGCAGCGCCATTCATCCCTGTTGTAAGACAGTTCGGCCCGAAATGTTGCTGATTGGGTAGCAAAGAATTGTGTTGAGATAGACCATCGACTACCTTTCCTGCACTGTTTCACCTCGTTATCCTCTCTGCCATGGAGCCCCTCAACCGTGACCCGCAACTCTGGCGCCAGGCGAAAGCCCGTGCCCGCTTCAAAGCCAGTGTACTTACCTATTTGTGGGTGAATGCCCTGCTGTGGACCATCTGGGCTTTCACGGGCCGCGGGTCCTACCCCGTGCCGTGGCCGCTGTGGGCTACCTTCTTCTGGGGCATCGCGCTGCTAGCAAACGGCGCCAGCGTCTACGGGTGGTGGGGCCAAAGCCAGCAAGCCGAGCGTGAGTACGAGCGGCTGCTGCGAAAGCGAGAAGAGTAAAGTGGTGAGTTAACAGAAATACGTGTCATCCTGAGCATTCCGCGCATCAAGCGGCAGCGAAGGACCTTCTCACGCATGAACGGCAGGCGTATCAACGACTCGTTCACGCATGAAAAGGTCCTTCGCTGCCGCTTGATGCGCGGAATGCTCAGGATGACACACGTATTCTTTACTGAACCTCATCACTTGTATGATTGTACTACCCTAACTTAAGGGTAGCTAGAAAAGGAAACGGGGACACCATCCATCCCTAAATGCGGTGCTTTGGCGTCGACGTTGCGTGTGAGAATCTGTGCCCCGTTTCCCGTTTTTGCCTGAAGACTGCACAGTATGGAGGGAGCCCCGCCCTGGCGCGGATGGCATCCCGCATTTGTACAAGGAGAGTTGCGGTGAAAACCTTGCTGGCTGGTTGCTTTCCACCTTTTTACCCCGTGCCGATGCCCCGCGTCCCTTCCCCCACCGCCCCGCTGAAATACGTTGTGGGCATTGACATTGCCAAAGACACCTTCGTGGCCTGCTTCGGCCGCATCGAGGCCAGCCAGCAGCTGCGTTTTGGTAAAGAAACCACGTTTGCCAACACGCTGGCCGGCTTCACGGCCCTGCTGGCCTGGACGGCCAAGCAACAGGCGCCCGCCGCCCCATTGTGGTTCGTGGTCGAAGCCACTGGGGTCTACTACGAAGCCTTAGCCTATTTTCTCTCCGATAACGCACAGGCCCTGAGCGTGCTACTGCCCAACAAAGTCAAGCACTTTGCCCAGAGCACCGAGCTCAAGAGCAAGACCGATCAACTCGATGCCCGCCTGCTTTGCCGCCTGGGCCTGGAGCGGGCCTTGCCCGCCTGGCAACCACCAACGCCCGCTCTGCGCCAGCTGCGGGCCCTGGCCCGCGAGCGTCAGCGCCTAAGCGAGCAGGGCGGACAGCTCAAAACCCGGTGCCACGCCTACCAGCACAGCTACCAGCCCGACGCCCGCACCCTCGAGCGCTTGGCCGCTCAGCAGCAACTCGTTGCCCAACAGCTAAAAGCCGTCGACCAAGACCTCTCGCTGCTGCTCGACGCGGAGCCGGAGTTGGCCCGCAAACTGGCCCACCTGACCAGCATCCCCGGCATCGGTCTGACCACGGCCATCGTGGTGGTGGCCGAAACCAACGGCTTCATCCTGGTGGAAAACGAGCGCCAGCTCGCCTCCTACGCCGGCCTAGACGTGGTGCAGCGCCAAAGCGGCCTCTCTTCCCAAGCCACGCGCATTTCCCGCCGAGGGAACGTGCGCCTGCGTACGGCGCTCTACCTGCCAGCCGTGAGCAGCCTGCGCTATAATCCGCAGCAAAAAGCCTTCTATGCCCGCTTGCGCGCCCGCCAGCCCAGCGGCAAGCCCGGCGTCATTGCCGTCATGCGCAAGCTCTTGCTGCTCTGCTATTCGCTCTGGAAAAACGACCGCCCCTACGACCTGCAGTTCCACCCGGCCCACATGGCCGAAAAAGAAGTAGCCCCGGCCGATTAATGGGCCGAGGCTACACAGGATGAACCCGAAGGCTCTCCTTGAAGGAGCCTAAAGATAAAAAACTTGCCCAAGTTCTTGCTCTTTATCACAGTATCTCACAAGTTCACCTTTTCCTACCTTCGCGGGGATGAAAAAAATGCGAATTCCGAAGCGGGTAGTGGGGCGGCGGGAGCTGGTCGATTTCCCGGCGTTTGGGCTGCAAGGCATAGAGGCCAAGGTAGATACCGGCGCCTACACGGGCGCCATTCACTGCTCCGACATCCACGAGGAGCGCCGCGCCGACGGGCAAATTGTGCTGCGCGTGCTGCTACTTGACCCGTCGCACCTTAACTTTGACGGCCGGCCGCTGGAATTTACCACGTTCTCGCGGCGCGACATCCGCAGCTCGAATGGCGACGTGCAGGAGCGCTACGTGGTAGCCATGGTCATCCGCCTGTTCGGGGAGGATTTTGCCACCGAGTTTTCGCTTTCCGACCGTTCCGACATGAAGTACCCCGTGCTGATTGGCCGCGCTCTGTTGCGGCAGGGGCGCTTTGTGGTGGACGTAGGGCGGCGTAATGTTTCGTATAAGGCAACCCAACACCCCTCTTCGTAGTACCCGGCTAAGCTATAGCACTCGCCTTTTATAACCACCCGTCGACCGCCCCATCCTCTGTGTCACCCATGAAATTAGCGATTCTATCGCGTGAGCCAACACTATACTCTACCCAGCGCCTGGTAGAAGCCGCCCAGCAACGCGGCCACGAGGTGGTGGTGCTAGACCATTTGCAGTGCAACCTAGTGCTGGAAAAAGGTACGCCGGGTATTATTTATAAGGGCGAGCGACTGCACGATATCCAAGCTGTTATTCCGCGCATTGGGGCCTCTGTTACGTTCTACGGCACGGCCGTAGTGCGGCAGTTTGAGATGATGAAGGTGTCGACGGCCGTGAGCAGCCAAGCCATTGTGCGCTCCCGCGACAAGCTGCGCTCGGTGCAGATCCTGAGCCGGGCTGGCATCGGCATGCCCAAAACGGCCTTCACCAACTTCTCTGCCGACGTGCCGACCATGATTGAGCACGTGGGCGGCGCCCCCGTTATCATCAAGCTATTGGAGGGCACGCAGGGTCTGGGCGTGGTGCTGGCCGAGTCGGCCAAGGCTGCACAGTCGGTGATTGAGGCCTTTCACAACCTGAAGGCGCGCATCATCGTGCAGGAGTTTATTGCCGAAAGCAAGGGCGCCGATCTGCGGGCCTTCGTGGTGAACGGCGAGGTAGTGGGCGCCATGAAGCGCCAGGGCAAGGAGGGCGAGTTTCGCTCGAACCTGCACCGCGGCGGCACCGGCAAGCTGGTGAAGCTGAGCCGGGCCGAAAAAGCCGCCGCCCTGGCCGCCGCCAAAGCCCTGGGCCTGGGCATTGCGGGCGTAGACATGCTGCAAAGCAAGCGCGGTCCGCTGGTGCTGGAGGTAAATTCCTCGCCCGGCCTGGAGGGCATCGAGAAAGCCACCGGCCTCGATATAGCCGGCAAAGTCATTACCTATACCGAGGAGCTGGTGAAGAAGCGCAAGAGGGCCGAAGTCGCCAAGAAGCGCAAAGCCACTGAAACCGACGAGGAGTAGGGAAGTAGCGAAAGCTAGAAGCGGTTAGAACGAATTCCCCTCCTTTTTTAAGGGGGGGAATTCGTTCTAACCGCTTCTCAATCTCAACATTCAACACTCAACACTTCCCCTCCTTGCAGCTAAACGGCCTCACTATCCAGCCTGGCGAGCGGGTGATGACCCGCTTGGTTATCTCGCGCCTACCCTCCGGTACTATCATCGACGTGCCGGTGCACGTGTTCCGGTCGAGGGAGCCGGGGCCGACGGTGCTGCTGATGGCCGGCATGCACGGCGACGAGGTGAACGGCGTGGAAACCATCCGCCGCCTGATTCAGCAGGACTTGCTGCGGCCGTTGCGGGGCACCATCATTGCTATTCCGCTGCTCAATATCTATGGCTTCCTGAACTTCTCGCGCGAGGTGCCCGATGGTAAGGACGTCAACCGGTCGTTTCCCGGCAACTCGCGCGGCTCCTTGGCCAGCCGGGTAGCGCACCGCTTCATGCGCGAAATCATGCCGCTGGTCGACTACGGCATTGATTTCCATACGGGCGGCGCCTCGCGCAGCAACCACCCGCAAGTGCGCTGCCTGCTCGACCACGAGCCCAGCGCCACGCTGGCTCGCACGTTTGCGGCCCCCTTCACGCTGCACGCCAAGCTGCGGCGAGGCTCCCTGCGAGAAGCAGCGTTTGGCTTGGGCAAGTCTATTATCGTGTACGAAACCGGCGAGTCGTTGCGCTTCGATGAAACGGGTATTGAGCTAGCTATAGCTGGCACCTACCGCGTGCTGCACCACCTGGGCATGGTAGCCGAGGCCACGCCAGCCACGCAGCCCAGCATTGAGTGCTGGCGCGGGCGCTGGCTGCGGGCGCGCTTCGCGGGGCTGTTTCGCAGCCAGGTGCGCAAGGGCGACTACATCGAGCAGGGCCAGGTCTACGGCATCATCACCGACCCCTACGGCGAAATGGCCGTGCATCTGGAGTCGCCGGTGAGCGGCTACGTGGTGGGACTCAACCACATGCCTGTCGTCAACCAGGGCGACGCGCTCCTGCACATTGGCTTGACAGAACCGGCACCCGTTCCCACAGAAGACACCGACGCCCCTGCTCCGACTCTTTGAGTTGCGAGTTGTCAATCCCTAAAGATTGTCATCCTGAGCAGCGCGAAGGACCTTCTCACGCATGAACAAGTCCTTGGTACGTCTATCGTTCTACCGTGAGAAGGTCCTTCGCGCTGCTCAGGATGACAGATCCCAATAACTACTACCTGACAACTCCTCCTTAACAACTAAATAACCCGAGGTTTTTCTGTTTCTTTGTTCTGCCCGTAACGGGCGTTTCTACCTTTCTCCTTTTTCCTCGAATGAATAAGACTGCTCAACTCATTGTCAACGCCGTTTTGGTTCTGGCCGTTGCCGTGCTGTTTTACCTGCACTTCTCCTCCCGCCCTGCTGCCGCGCCGGTAGCTGCTACCCCTAAGGTGACCATGGCTGCTGATTCTACAGCCGAAGTACCTGTAGATGAGGTAGCCACCGTAGCCAGCGCCGACAGCAACAAAGTAGCCTACGTGGAGTCGAACAAGCTGCTGGAGGGCTATAAAGGAATGCAGGTAGCCCGTAAGAGCTTCGAGGTCAAGGCCAAAGGCTGGCAGGCCCAGAATGATGCTTTGGTGCGCAACTTCCAGGCGGCCGTGCAGAAGTACCAGCAAACGGCCCAGTCGCTGACCAACGAGCAGCGCGCAGCCACCGAGCAGAACCTACAACAGCAGGAAGCCCAGGCTGGCCAGAAACAACAGCAGCTACAGCAGCAAGCAGCGCAGGAAGAAGCCAAAATGACCAAAACCGTCCTCGACCGCGTGGAAAAGCAGATCGAAAAATACGGCAAGGAGAACGGCTACCGCATGATTTTGATTTCGTCGCCCGGCGGTGCCATTGCCTACGCCCGCAAAGAGCTGGACATCACTGCCCCCGTACTGAAATACCTCAACGACGAGTATAGCGCCAAGAAATAACACTTACTCTTCGTTCCTGACTTAAAAGCCCGGCCGTGTGCCGGGCTTTTTTTGTGGTTGTCGCGCAATGTCGGTTGGGCTGGCAACGGGTAGGGTAGGGTAGGGTAGGGTAGGGTAGGGTAGGGTAGGGTAGGGTAGGGTAGGGTAGGGTAGGGTAGGGTAGGGTAGGGTAGGGTAGAGTGACGCGCCATGTTATGTTTCGTAGTTGCCGAAGCGGCACGGGAAACGTGCGCTATACGGTGCTGCTTTTCTTATCCATACTATGAAATTACTTTACTCCTTATACCCAATTAAACCTTTGGGGGGTGGCAGGCGTCTAATAGGTATACCATCAACTAACACGCGGTAAGTGCTTGACAAGCTGCGCTTTTATACTATGAAAAAGTTTCTGAAAATACCCGTTTTACTTCTTGTCTTGGCCGCTGGCAGTCTGCTTAGCGGCTGCGTGGCCTCGGGTGGCGTGGGCTACGGCGACGTAGGTCCTTATTACGGTGCCGGGCCGTACTACGGTGGGGCGTATCCCCACTACGGGCGCTATTATGGGGGCTACCATCCGTATGCCCGGCCATACTACCGCAACCATACCACCGTGATAGTGCAGCCTACCCCGCGCCGTGCGCCGCGTGGAGTGGTACGACAAAACTATGTGCGCCCCAACACCACGTACCGCAACAATCCCCGGCCCGCGTACCGCGGCAACAATATGCAGGGTCAGAACCACGGGCCAGTGCAGGGCGGAAGCCGTGGCCGGGTGCGTTAGAGCGCTGTAGATGAAGTGATTATTAAAAAAAAGCCCCAGGCAACGAAGTATTGCCTGGGGCTTTTTTTTATGTGGTTTGCGTAGCTGTTTGCTCACAAAGTTGCTGTTGAGCGGCGCTTGATGAGTTTCGATTTCAGCTCTTGACTCTGAGTGGGTAGGGTAGGGCGGTTCTTGAGAATTGCTTTGAACAGGATGCGTGCCGCCTCCCTACCTATTTCGTAGGCCGGCTGGGTGATGGTGGTGAGAGGCGGATCGAGCAGATCGGCAATTTCCAGGTTGGAAAAGCTGATGATTTTCACGTCTTCCGGAATGCGGCGGCCCAGGTGGCGACACGCCAGGTAGCTACTCATGGCCAGCGTTTCCACGGATGCAAAGATGCCATCGACGGCCGGGTTTTGCTGCAGTAGCTCCTGAATAAGGGCTTGGTTGTGGGCCTTGTTGGGGGTGCCGTGCAGCAGCAGGGTAGGGTCGGGCGTGAGGCCGTGGTCCCGCAGCGCGTCGTGGTAGCCTTGCAGTCGCTTCTGCCCAATGGATAGGCGGTCGGAGATGAGCAGGTGGGCAATGTGGAGGCAGCCGGCATCCAGCAAATGCTGGGTGGCCTGGTAGCCACTCTGGTAGTCGTCGGTGGTAATTTTGGCCGTGGCAAACTCCTCGCACACCCGGTCGAAAAACACCATGGGCGTGCGGCGGGCCTGTAACTTACCGAAGTGAGTGAAATCCTGCGTGGCACCCGCCACCGATGCTAGCAGCCCATCTACCCGGCCGCTGGCAAGGTGCTGCACAATGGTGGCCTCCTGCGCGGCGTCATCGTGGGTGAGGTAGATGAGCACGTGGTAGTTGTTTTCGCGGGCCACCTCCTCAATGCCATTGATAGCCAGCGAGAAAAAGTTGTTGGCTACTTCCGGAATCACCACGCCGATGGTTTTGCTTTTCTGCCGGCGCAGGCTGCTAGCGTAGGGGTTGGGCTCATAGCCCAGCTGCCGGGCCAGCTCCTGCACCTTGGCCTTGGTCGTCGCGCTTATCTCGTAGCTGTCGCTCAATGCCCTGGAAACGGTGGATACCGATAGGTTCAGCTCCTGGGCAAGCTGTTTGAGATTGACGGGATTCATCCCGAAAAATAGCCATTATTTGCGTTTCTGCCCTGTATGTTTGTGCTGCGCAGGGGTATGCACGGGTAATTGTTCGCCTGTCCCCGGGTAGCACCAAGCAAAAAGCCCGACCAGTTGGCCGGGCTTTACAGTGGGTAGGGCGTGGCCAGGGTAGGAGCCAGCAACTTGCCGCCGCGCTTACTTGGTTACGGCCACACGCTTCTTGGCAAAGTTGGCAGCTGATTCCTCTACTTGTGCAGGTGCCAGCACCTTCACACCATTGCTGATAACAACGCGGTAGCGAAAGCTCACCGACTCGCCTTTTTTGAGCTGTAGGTTTTTCGCCGATTTGCCTTCCGTAAATATTTTCTCGCCCAAGGGGTTGGCCGCAAACAACCCGTAGCCGCGAGCGTGCCAGAAGGTAGGGTAGTTGGGGTTGGTCGGGTGGTCGATAATGGCAACGCTCACAGAGTCGTTGCCCATTTTGCCGTAGGCCATGCACCAGGCGGCGCGGGTGCTCCAGGCGTCGTTGCCGCGCTTGCCGGCGCTGGTGAGGTAGTTGCCGTTGGCTACCTTGTCGGTGCCGCCCTTCACTACGGTCACGTTGCCTTTATCGTCGGTGAACTTTTGGTCTTTCGTCTCCGGGATTTGCAGGGCGTGGGCCAGCCGCAGCCCCAGCATGCCGTCTTTGGCATCGGTGAAGGTGACGGTGGTGTTTGCTTTCAGGGTAGTATAGCGGTCGATGATGCGCTGCTGGGCCGTGCCGCTGAACTCCAGGCGGGTGGTTTCTTCCAGCAGCACGTCGCGTTGCTGGTTGGTCCAGTTGGCGTGGTAGGCGAGGGTGCCGGTAGAGCCGTTGGTGGTTTCCAGAATTTTATCCGTCCGGATCCAGCCATAGTTGGCCTTTTTCTCGGCCGGAATAGCGTAGGAGTTGTTCCAGAAATCCAGACCGTTCACATTCTCGAAGTTGAACCACAGGCCCAGGTGGTGCGGGTGGTCGGTGGGGTCGCCGGGCTGGGGCGCCACCGGAAAGCCGCGGGTGACGACGGCACCGCTGGCTGCGTGCAGCGGGTATAGCACAGGCTTTTCCAGCGTATCGGGGTAGAGGAAGCTGGTGAAGAGTTGCTTGCCTACAAACACGTCTATTTTGCGGGCCTTCGGGTCTTTTGCCAGTCGTACAGGTTGCGCCTGCTGCGCGTATGCGGCAGAACAATAGAGCAGGGGCAGAAGTAGATAGAGTGCTTTTCTCATTGCAATACAGTAAGCAGACAAGTACAAGATGAAACCCGTGTCCCTACCCCCTTCTGCAGTAGAGGGGTAGGGACACGGGCTCTGGCAGCAACTTACATCGTAAACACCTTGCCGCCTACCATCACCTCCTGCGTTTTCTCATCGAAGGTGGCTTTCAGGCCGGTGTGGCTGGCCGCGGTGGTCATGATATTAGCAATGGAGTGGCTGTAGCCGGCCTCTACGGGCGCGTTGGTTTCCTTGCGGCTGCGGATGCACTCCATCCAGTTGCGCACGTGGTTGGAGGTGAGCACGTCGCCGCCGGTGTTGGCCGAAGCCACCGCCGCTTCGGTGTTCGACAGGCTAAACTCTTGCAACAGGTTGGGCTGCATGTGCATGGCCTCGGCGTGGCGCTTGGTGAGGCCGCCGTTGGGCGACACCTTGTTGGTAATCAGGTTCAGCTCGCCGCCGTTGGAGTAGTAGATTTCAGCCGGGCGCTCGTCTCCGTTGTGCATGCGTGAGGCAAACATCACCTGGAAGCCCTGCGATGGGTCGTTTTCGGGACCATAGTCGAACACCGATGTGATGGTGTCCCAGTTGCGACGGCCGTCTTTCCACATATAAATGCCACCGTTGGCCACTACGCTGCGCGGGTGCTTCAGGCCCGTAAACCAGTGCACGGTATCAATCTGGTGCGACATCCACTGGCCGGGTAGGCCCGAAGAGTAGGGCCAGAACAAACGGTACTCCAAGTACTTACGTGGGTCGTAGGCTTCGTTGGGTCGGTTCATCAGGTAGCGCTTCCAGTCGATATCTTCCTGCCGGAGCTGGCTTACTAGCTCCGGCCGACGCCACCGGCCCGGCTGGTTCACGTTCCAACTCAACTCTACCATCGTAATCGGTCCAAACTTGCCCGACTTGATGTACTGCTCGGCGGCCTTATAGTTGGAGCCGCTGCGGCGCTGCGAGCCAATCTGGATAATCTGCTTCGAGGCCTTCACGGCTTTCAGGGCAGCGCGGTTGTCGGCCATGGTTTCGGCGAAGGGCTTCTCCACGTAGGCGTCGCAGCCGGCCTGCACGGCTTCAATGGCGTGCAGCGCGTGCTGAAAGTCGGCCGTACCGATGAACACCGCATCCACGCTCTTGCTACCATACAGCTCGTCGTTGTTGCGGTAGGCCTTCACGCTGTGGCCCAGCTTTTCTTTCCAGACGGCGGCACCTTCCTCGCGGCGCTGTTTCCAGATGTCGGATACCCCTACTATATCGAAGTTTAGCTCCTTGTAATGGTTCAAGAAGCAGGGCATGTGCGAGTTGCGGTGGCGGTCAGAAAAGCCGACCACGCCTACCCGTACCCGGTCGTTGGCGCCAATGATGCGCTTGTAGCTGCTGGCCGACCACGTAACCTGCGGTAGAAGCGTACCCGCCCCGGCCAGGGCCATTTGTTGTAGAAAAACACGACGTGATGTAGACATATAGAAAGGCTGTTTGCTAGGTGGGGAATAGGGTAGGGAACCGTGTGCTTACTTCAACTCCTTCATCTTGATGCTGCGGAAGGAAACTAGGTTGCCGTGGTCTTGTAGCAGCAAATGGCCTTTTGGCGCTTCCCCGAAGTTGGGCCACACCTTGTATTTGCTGATGGCTACCAGGTCGCGGAAATCTTTGGAGCCGCGTTCGTACTCCAGCACCTTCGAGCCGTTGAGGTAGTGCTCCACGTGGTTGTTGGGGTAGACCACCACGCGGCCCGTGTTCCACTCGCCAATGGGGTGGATAAAGCGCGGCGACTTGTCGGCCTTTTTCAGGTCGTAGAGCGAGGCTAGGGTGCGGTTGCCGTCGCGCCCGAGTTTGGCGTCGGGGTGCCGTTCGTCGTCCAGCACCTGGTACTCCAGACCGATGGCCGAGCCCTGGGTTTTCTCGTCTAAGGTCACAAAGTATTTCACGCCGCTGTTGGCGCCGGGCGTCAGCTTAAACTCAAACGACAGGTCGAAGGCGCTGTACTGGTCGTCGCTCACAATGTCGCCGCCGTTGGCCGCCTCCTTGCCCTCCGACGATAGCACCGTCATCGTGCCGTCCGTTACCTGCCAGCCCTGGGCCGGGAAAGCACCGCCTTTGGCACTGTGCCAGCCTTTGTTGGTTTTGCCGTCGAAGAGCAGCTTCCAGCCGCCTTTCTTTTCGCTGGCTGTGAGCGTATTCGGTACAAAGTTTACCACATACACATCACTTGGGAAAGCCGTGGGCTGCAAGTTGGTGGTCTTGATTTTGATGTTCTTGAAGTAAATTTTCTTCCCCTCCTGCGCCTTGTCGGAGATGCCGTGCACTTGCAGGCCAATGAAGCCCTTGGGATCCAGCGGGTCTACCACGTAGGCCACGGGCACGTTGTTGAGCCAGGTTTTCGTCTCGTTGCCGATGCACTCAATCTTGAGGTGGTTGTACTGCCCGGCTTTGTAGGCCGTTTTGGCCTCGGGGTGCAGATCCAGGGGGTAGAGCCACTGCCGGCGCGCCTCATCGTAGATGCCGCCCGACCAGCTCCGCGCCGAGGGGTCTATTTCTACTTGCCGGCCGTATACCTTGCCCTTCTGCTCCGGCGAGTCGAAGTGGCTGCGGGTTTGCACGCCGGAGTTGCCCTCGTTGCTTTCCAACTTGATGTCCAGCTCCAGCACAAAGTCGCCATATTCTTTCTCCGTCACCAGAAAAGTGTTGCCAGAGTTCATCACGGTAGTGCCCACAATAGCGCCGTTTTCCACCTTATAGTCAGCGGTGCCGGCCAGCTTTTTCCAGCCTTTCAGCGTTTTGCCGTCAAACAGGTTTTGCCAAGTATCGGCCGGTTTGGGTGCCGGCGGGTTGTGGAAAGCAGTTAGCAGAAAGGTAGCGGCGCAGGTGGTCAGAAAGGTTGTTGGTTTCAAGGAGTGGGGAGTAAGGTGGATGAGTGTGTTGTTGGAGTAAGCTACTCTTTTTTACCAGAATAGGCAGGCCGTTGGCACTTCCATATAGAAGTGCCAACGGCTGGAGGGTTGCTTAATAGCCAGGATTTTGCGGGAAGGCAGCGGCCCCGCCCGCCGTGCGGTCAATTTGGTTTTGCGGAATGGGGCGCAACACGTGATAGTCTTTGATGTTGGGGGCACCATCAGGATTGTAGAGCTTCACGCGCTCTATCAGCTTGCCCCAGCGCTTCAAATCAAACCACCGAAACATCTCGCCCAGCAGCTCCCGCTCGCGCTCTTCCATAATAAACTCCATCGTCAGCTGGTCAGCGGTGATTTGCATGGCGGCCTCCTTGCCCGCAAACGCCGCCCGCCGCCGCACCGCGTTGATATGGGGTAGTGCCTCGTTTGCTTTGCCCTGCTTCAGCAGCGCTTCGGCCGCAATCAGGTGCGTTTCGGCCAGCCTAAACATCAGGAAGTCGCGGCTGCCGTTCAGGTAGGATAAATCGGGCCGCAGAGCATCAAGAAACTTGGTGAGGGTAGGAAAAAGGCGTGCACTATACAGGCTGGGCACCAGCACCTGGTAGGGCTTGCTGGCGCGCTTGGCCCGTGACCATTCCTCGCCGGGCAGGTAAATGGCCGTATCGCCCAGCTGGTAGGTAACGCGCGTTTTGGTGTTGTCGAAGACGTTGGTATACGTGCCGGGCTTGTTGCTGAGGTACGTGGTGCGGAAGCTTTTCTGGTAGCGCGAGTCGTTGGTGCGGTCCTTGAAAATGGTGTTCAGCGTGTAGTTGGTCGGCCGGAAACGCTTGTAAGGACGGCCGTAAAAAACGTCGCGTTGCATGCCGGCCACCACGTCGTACTCCATCAGAAAGTGAATGTGCGTTTCGTTGCCGGAGCCGTTGGTGGTGGGGTCGGAGGTGTACTGGGTAGCAAAAATCACCTCGTCGTTCACCTCGCCCGCGCCCTGCGCAAACACGTTGGCAAAGTCGGGGAGCAGGCGGTAGGAGTAGTTCTTGATGACATTTTGGGCGTAGGTAGCGGCCTGGGCGTAGTCATCGGCGGCAGCGGCTTCGGAGGTGGCTTTGGTGAGGTACACCCGCGCCAGCAGGTGCTCACAGGCGCCTTTGGTCACGCGGCCGTAGTCGGTAGTGGAGTTTAGGTCGGGTAGGGCTTCCTGCAAGTCCTTCACAATGGCGGCGTATACCTGGGGCACCGGCGTGCGCGAAGCCTCCTTGGTGGCCGTAGCGTTTTGCTCTAGTACCAGCGGCACCGCTCCAAACATCTGCACAAGAATAAAATAGTGGTGCGCCCGCAGAAACTTCACCTCCGCCACGCGGCGCTTTTTCACGGCCTCTTCCAGGCCCGTCACGTTCGGGGCCTGGGCCACCACCGCGTTGGCCGTGTTGATACCCAGGTAGAAGGCGTTCCAAATATCGTTGAGGTAGCCTGTGCGAGCGTCGAGCTGGGTGGTGTACTGATTCACAAACTTATACACCCCATCCGACCCCATCGTGTAGGTGTCAGTGCCGAACACGGTCATGGTCATGCCACTTTCGCGGCCGTAGTAGTCGCGCAGAGAGGCGTACACGGCTTGAGTAGCCGCGTTGAAGCCAGCCGGGCTGGTAATGTATTGGGAGCCCACCTGCGAAATCACTTCCTCTTCCAGCAAATCATTGCACGAGGAACTAGCCGCTAAAACGAAAGCTGCTGCAA from Hymenobacter aerilatus harbors:
- a CDS encoding Gfo/Idh/MocA family protein, which translates into the protein MSTSRRVFLQQMALAGAGTLLPQVTWSASSYKRIIGANDRVRVGVVGFSDRHRNSHMPCFLNHYKELNFDIVGVSDIWKQRREEGAAVWKEKLGHSVKAYRNNDELYGSKSVDAVFIGTADFQHALHAIEAVQAGCDAYVEKPFAETMADNRAALKAVKASKQIIQIGSQRRSGSNYKAAEQYIKSGKFGPITMVELSWNVNQPGRWRRPELVSQLRQEDIDWKRYLMNRPNEAYDPRKYLEYRLFWPYSSGLPGQWMSHQIDTVHWFTGLKHPRSVVANGGIYMWKDGRRNWDTITSVFDYGPENDPSQGFQVMFASRMHNGDERPAEIYYSNGGELNLITNKVSPNGGLTKRHAEAMHMQPNLLQEFSLSNTEAAVASANTGGDVLTSNHVRNWMECIRSRKETNAPVEAGYSHSIANIMTTAASHTGLKATFDEKTQEVMVGGKVFTM
- a CDS encoding LacI family DNA-binding transcriptional regulator, encoding MNPVNLKQLAQELNLSVSTVSRALSDSYEISATTKAKVQELARQLGYEPNPYASSLRRQKSKTIGVVIPEVANNFFSLAINGIEEVARENNYHVLIYLTHDDAAQEATIVQHLASGRVDGLLASVAGATQDFTHFGKLQARRTPMVFFDRVCEEFATAKITTDDYQSGYQATQHLLDAGCLHIAHLLISDRLSIGQKRLQGYHDALRDHGLTPDPTLLLHGTPNKAHNQALIQELLQQNPAVDGIFASVETLAMSSYLACRHLGRRIPEDVKIISFSNLEIADLLDPPLTTITQPAYEIGREAARILFKAILKNRPTLPTQSQELKSKLIKRRSTATL
- a CDS encoding DUF6807 domain-containing protein, coding for MRKALYLLLPLLYCSAAYAQQAQPVRLAKDPKARKIDVFVGKQLFTSFLYPDTLEKPVLYPLHAASGAVVTRGFPVAPQPGDPTDHPHHLGLWFNFENVNGLDFWNNSYAIPAEKKANYGWIRTDKILETTNGSTGTLAYHANWTNQQRDVLLEETTRLEFSGTAQQRIIDRYTTLKANTTVTFTDAKDGMLGLRLAHALQIPETKDQKFTDDKGNVTVVKGGTDKVANGNYLTSAGKRGNDAWSTRAAWCMAYGKMGNDSVSVAIIDHPTNPNYPTFWHARGYGLFAANPLGEKIFTEGKSAKNLQLKKGESVSFRYRVVISNGVKVLAPAQVEESAANFAKKRVAVTK
- a CDS encoding 3-keto-disaccharide hydrolase, which translates into the protein MKPTTFLTTCAATFLLTAFHNPPAPKPADTWQNLFDGKTLKGWKKLAGTADYKVENGAIVGTTVMNSGNTFLVTEKEYGDFVLELDIKLESNEGNSGVQTRSHFDSPEQKGKVYGRQVEIDPSARSWSGGIYDEARRQWLYPLDLHPEAKTAYKAGQYNHLKIECIGNETKTWLNNVPVAYVVDPLDPKGFIGLQVHGISDKAQEGKKIYFKNIKIKTTNLQPTAFPSDVYVVNFVPNTLTASEKKGGWKLLFDGKTNKGWHSAKGGAFPAQGWQVTDGTMTVLSSEGKEAANGGDIVSDDQYSAFDLSFEFKLTPGANSGVKYFVTLDEKTQGSAIGLEYQVLDDERHPDAKLGRDGNRTLASLYDLKKADKSPRFIHPIGEWNTGRVVVYPNNHVEHYLNGSKVLEYERGSKDFRDLVAISKYKVWPNFGEAPKGHLLLQDHGNLVSFRSIKMKELK